The Propionibacterium freudenreichii subsp. freudenreichii genome contains a region encoding:
- the glf gene encoding UDP-galactopyranose mutase codes for MQADLVVVGAGLFGLTIAERAANELGLKVVVLDRRDHIGGNAYSEKDEATGIEVHRYGAHLFHTSNEKVWEYVNQFTDFTGYVHHVYTNHQGEVFPMPINLGTINQFLRSALSPAQARDWVREQAGELAGTNPTNLNDKGIQLIGRPLYEAFIKYYTGKQWQTDPKDLPASIISRLPVRYTYDNRYFNDTHEGLPVHGYTAWFERMITNPNIEVRLNTDFFDDSQEYSKSKVIGSIPVIYTGPVDRYFDYADGNLGWRTIDLKEEILDIEDFQGCSVMNYPDADVDFTRIIEFRHFHPERDYTKDATVIMREYSRFAGRDDEPYYPVNTAEDRETLLKYRERVKHESQILFGGRLGSYKYLDMHMAIGSALSMYENKVRPHFANGEALVSGGVDE; via the coding sequence GTGCAAGCAGACTTGGTGGTCGTGGGCGCTGGCCTGTTCGGCCTGACCATCGCGGAGCGCGCGGCCAATGAGCTCGGTCTCAAGGTGGTGGTGCTCGATCGGCGGGACCATATCGGGGGCAATGCCTATTCCGAGAAGGACGAGGCCACCGGCATTGAGGTGCACCGCTATGGCGCGCATCTGTTCCACACCTCCAATGAGAAGGTGTGGGAGTACGTCAACCAGTTCACCGACTTCACCGGCTATGTGCACCACGTGTACACAAACCATCAGGGCGAAGTCTTCCCGATGCCCATCAATCTGGGCACCATCAACCAATTCCTGCGCTCGGCACTGTCGCCAGCACAGGCCCGTGACTGGGTGCGCGAACAGGCCGGAGAACTCGCCGGCACGAACCCGACGAACCTCAATGACAAGGGCATTCAGCTCATTGGGCGTCCGCTCTATGAGGCGTTCATCAAGTACTACACCGGCAAGCAGTGGCAGACCGACCCGAAGGACCTGCCCGCGTCGATCATCAGCCGCCTTCCGGTGCGCTACACCTACGACAACCGCTACTTCAACGACACCCACGAGGGCCTTCCAGTGCACGGCTACACCGCCTGGTTCGAGCGGATGATCACCAATCCCAATATTGAGGTGCGATTGAACACCGACTTCTTCGATGACTCGCAGGAGTACTCGAAGTCGAAGGTCATTGGCTCGATCCCGGTGATCTACACCGGCCCGGTTGACCGCTACTTCGACTACGCCGATGGCAACCTGGGCTGGCGCACCATCGATCTGAAGGAAGAGATCCTCGACATTGAGGACTTCCAGGGTTGCTCTGTTATGAACTACCCCGACGCCGATGTTGACTTCACCCGCATCATCGAGTTCCGCCACTTCCATCCCGAGCGGGATTACACCAAGGACGCCACCGTGATCATGCGCGAGTATTCGCGTTTTGCGGGGCGTGACGACGAGCCCTATTACCCGGTGAACACCGCTGAGGATCGGGAGACCCTGCTGAAATATCGCGAGCGGGTCAAGCACGAATCGCAGATCCTGTTCGGCGGACGCCTGGGCAGTTACAAGTACCTCGACATGCACATGGCCATCGGCTCGGCGCTGAGCATGTATGAGAACAAGGTGCGGCCGCACTTCGCCAATGGCGAGGCGCTGGTCAGCGGAGGAGTGGACGAGTGA
- a CDS encoding glycosyltransferase, which translates to MSVSTAKQPMVSDFSDTPVSSVESNGYRVATRVIFPSDADLDVMPLYIDLDEDESESHIHPEDVRGRDSIAVRPGVRMSLGSYFNAFPASYWRRWSVVRTVRLVVNTSGQGTVVVYKSNARGNRQRVQSVQVSGEHNQQVFDLPLETFGDGGFYWFDLVAGDNEMVLESAQWWVPTASQPHGTATFATTTLNKPDYVVKNLRAMAGDVSLRDVVDEILIIDQGTKKVAEYAGFDEVKAELGDQLVVIDQANLGGSGGFSRGMYEGATRGKSDYVILLDDDISLETESIIRLVTFADMCKKPTLVGGHMFDLFNRTVLHTYGEVVEPYYWQPALPHPDQSLGHDFVHGGGKPDDGGLRSTEWLHQRTDVDYNGWWMDLIPVSVIKEIGLSLPVFIKWDDAEYGLRAKEAGYNTVSLPGAAVWHISWVDKDDLVGWQAYFHDRNRYISALLHSPFPRGGDIVSNSQKLDLKHLVSMQYYTVMGRLQAQRDLLAGPGTLPGLLATKLPAIRAAAKDFSDSTLKKEYEDFPDIHAPKPKRPRKRSVESSRFLKMAEGAKAVLRQFRRPRPGHLDNPQTEIAFKDNKWWNTAQWDSALVTNAEGTGIAWYKREPAEMRRMLAESAANQARILHEWPRLRDEYKEALPQLTSFEQWEELFGIEHRPLGEPPAGEEN; encoded by the coding sequence GTGAGCGTCAGCACGGCAAAGCAGCCCATGGTCTCCGACTTCAGCGACACCCCGGTGTCGTCGGTCGAGAGCAATGGCTACCGGGTTGCCACCCGGGTGATCTTCCCCAGCGACGCCGACCTCGACGTGATGCCGCTGTACATCGACCTCGACGAGGACGAGTCGGAGTCGCACATCCACCCAGAGGACGTGCGTGGACGCGACTCGATCGCCGTGCGCCCCGGCGTGCGCATGAGCCTCGGCTCCTATTTCAATGCCTTCCCCGCCAGCTACTGGCGTCGGTGGAGCGTCGTGCGCACGGTGCGCCTGGTGGTCAACACCTCCGGGCAGGGCACCGTCGTGGTGTACAAGTCGAACGCGCGCGGCAACCGCCAGCGCGTGCAGTCGGTGCAGGTGTCGGGCGAGCACAACCAGCAGGTCTTCGACCTTCCGCTGGAGACCTTCGGCGACGGCGGCTTCTACTGGTTCGACCTGGTGGCCGGCGACAACGAGATGGTGCTCGAGTCGGCGCAGTGGTGGGTGCCCACCGCCAGCCAGCCGCACGGCACCGCCACCTTCGCCACCACCACCCTCAACAAGCCCGACTATGTGGTGAAGAACCTGCGCGCGATGGCCGGCGACGTCAGCCTGCGCGACGTGGTCGACGAGATCCTGATCATCGACCAGGGCACGAAGAAGGTGGCCGAATACGCCGGCTTCGACGAGGTGAAGGCCGAGCTGGGCGACCAGCTGGTGGTGATCGACCAGGCCAACCTCGGCGGCTCGGGCGGTTTCTCGCGCGGCATGTACGAGGGCGCCACCCGCGGCAAGTCCGACTATGTGATCCTGCTTGACGACGACATCAGCCTGGAGACCGAGAGCATCATCCGGCTGGTCACCTTCGCCGACATGTGCAAGAAGCCCACCCTGGTGGGCGGCCACATGTTCGACCTGTTCAACCGCACGGTGCTGCACACCTACGGCGAAGTGGTCGAGCCCTATTACTGGCAGCCGGCACTGCCCCATCCCGACCAGTCGCTGGGCCATGACTTCGTGCACGGCGGCGGCAAGCCCGACGATGGCGGCCTGCGCTCCACCGAATGGCTGCACCAGCGCACCGACGTCGACTACAACGGCTGGTGGATGGACCTCATCCCGGTGAGCGTCATCAAGGAGATCGGCCTGTCGTTGCCCGTCTTCATCAAGTGGGACGACGCCGAGTACGGCCTGCGCGCCAAGGAGGCCGGCTACAACACGGTCTCCCTGCCCGGTGCCGCCGTCTGGCACATCAGCTGGGTGGACAAGGACGACCTGGTGGGCTGGCAGGCCTACTTCCACGATCGCAACCGCTATATCTCGGCGCTGCTGCACAGCCCGTTCCCGCGCGGCGGCGACATCGTCAGCAATTCGCAGAAGCTCGATCTGAAGCACCTGGTGTCGATGCAGTACTACACGGTGATGGGACGCCTGCAGGCCCAGCGTGACCTGTTGGCGGGGCCCGGCACGCTGCCCGGCCTGCTGGCCACCAAGCTGCCCGCCATCCGCGCCGCCGCGAAGGACTTCTCCGATTCGACGCTGAAGAAGGAATACGAGGACTTCCCCGACATCCATGCGCCGAAGCCGAAGCGTCCCCGCAAGCGGTCGGTGGAGAGCTCCCGGTTCCTGAAGATGGCCGAGGGTGCCAAGGCGGTGCTGCGCCAGTTCCGGCGTCCGCGCCCGGGCCACCTCGACAACCCGCAGACCGAGATCGCCTTCAAGGACAACAAGTGGTGGAACACCGCGCAGTGGGATTCCGCGCTGGTGACCAACGCCGAGGGCACCGGCATCGCTTGGTACAAGCGCGAGCCGGCCGAGATGCGTCGGATGCTTGCCGAGTCGGCGGCCAACCAGGCCCGGATCCTGCACGAGTGGCCGCGCCTGCGCGACGAGTACAAGGAGGCGCTGCCGCAGCTGACGTCCTTCGAGCAATGGGAGGAACTGTTCGGCATTGAGCATCGTCCCCTTGGCGAGCCGCCTGCGGGCGAGGAAAATTGA
- a CDS encoding ABC transporter permease: protein MSSSDLASLPLHAPGHSNGLLDVPKWHFLLNLLVKKELRVRYRGSVLGMLWSYVKPAVQLLVYYMAMGKFLRLSASMTNYVIYLFAGMVMINFFNEVMGNTTRSIVNNAPLVGKIYLPRELFPVSSLWVAFVHFVPQLAVLLLGALIVGWRPTMLNVMAGLLSIAMVAIFALGLGLAFAAWNVMFRDAENLVDLIAMVALWVSPVFYNWSMVQSVVPGWLWNIYQCNPLAMSVELSHYAFWVPTRGVTATRSMAELMPPHWVMWSGVALLISLIILVLGQMVFRANEGKFAQEL, encoded by the coding sequence GTGAGTTCGTCTGATCTGGCGTCGCTGCCGTTGCATGCCCCCGGGCACTCCAACGGCCTGCTCGACGTGCCGAAGTGGCACTTCCTCCTCAACCTGTTGGTGAAGAAGGAACTGCGCGTCCGCTACCGCGGCTCGGTGCTTGGCATGCTGTGGAGCTACGTCAAGCCGGCCGTGCAGCTGCTCGTCTACTACATGGCGATGGGTAAGTTCCTGCGCCTGTCGGCGTCGATGACCAACTACGTCATCTACCTGTTCGCCGGCATGGTGATGATCAACTTCTTCAATGAGGTGATGGGCAACACCACCCGCTCGATCGTCAACAATGCGCCACTGGTGGGCAAGATCTACCTGCCCCGCGAATTGTTCCCGGTGTCGAGCCTGTGGGTGGCGTTCGTGCACTTCGTGCCCCAGCTGGCCGTGTTGCTGCTGGGGGCGTTGATCGTCGGCTGGCGGCCCACGATGCTCAATGTGATGGCCGGACTGCTGTCGATCGCCATGGTCGCCATCTTCGCGCTGGGCCTGGGCCTGGCCTTTGCCGCGTGGAATGTGATGTTCCGCGACGCCGAGAACCTGGTTGACCTGATCGCCATGGTGGCCCTGTGGGTGTCGCCGGTGTTCTACAACTGGAGCATGGTGCAGTCGGTGGTGCCCGGCTGGCTGTGGAACATCTACCAGTGCAATCCGCTGGCGATGTCGGTGGAGCTGTCGCACTATGCGTTCTGGGTGCCCACCCGGGGCGTCACCGCCACCCGGTCGATGGCCGAGCTGATGCCACCGCACTGGGTGATGTGGTCGGGTGTGGCGCTGCTCATCTCGCTGATCATCCTGGTGCTGGGCCAGATGGTCTTCCGTGCCAACGAGGGCAAGTTTGCCCAGGAGCTGTGA
- a CDS encoding ABC transporter ATP-binding protein, with translation MSEPVESTVMVDPNLVVARLRDVDKRFTLHHTHSIKEYLVWTMKGRKGELSESFLALDDVNLDIHQGESVALLGFNGSGKSTSLKLLSGVMMPDKGEVAIRGRIAGLIEVGAGFHPDLTGRENVYLNGAILGMSESEIDEKFQRIVDFSEIEKFIDTEVKFYSSGMFLRLAFAVAAHSEPDIFLIDEILTVGDEPFQRKCIAKIKELKAGGQTLVVVSHDLDMVRGICDRGVVLAQGRVTFDGDVDDAVEFLRSTE, from the coding sequence ATGAGCGAGCCTGTTGAATCCACGGTGATGGTCGATCCCAACCTGGTGGTCGCGCGGCTGCGCGATGTGGACAAGCGCTTCACCCTGCACCACACGCACTCCATCAAGGAGTACTTGGTGTGGACGATGAAGGGCCGCAAGGGCGAGCTCTCGGAGAGCTTCCTGGCCCTCGACGACGTCAACCTCGACATCCACCAGGGCGAGTCGGTGGCGCTGCTGGGCTTCAACGGCTCGGGAAAGTCCACCTCACTGAAGCTGCTGTCGGGCGTCATGATGCCCGACAAGGGCGAGGTGGCCATTCGTGGCCGCATCGCCGGCCTGATCGAGGTGGGCGCCGGCTTCCATCCCGACCTCACCGGGCGTGAGAACGTCTACCTCAACGGCGCGATCCTCGGCATGAGCGAGTCGGAGATCGACGAGAAGTTCCAGCGCATCGTCGACTTCAGCGAGATCGAGAAGTTCATCGACACCGAGGTGAAGTTCTACTCCTCGGGCATGTTCCTGCGCCTGGCCTTCGCGGTTGCCGCACACTCCGAGCCCGACATCTTCCTCATCGACGAGATCCTCACGGTGGGCGACGAGCCGTTCCAGCGCAAGTGCATCGCCAAGATCAAGGAACTCAAGGCCGGCGGGCAGACACTTGTGGTGGTCAGCCACGACCTCGACATGGTGCGCGGCATCTGCGATCGCGGCGTGGTGCTGGCGCAGGGCCGGGTGACCTTCGACGGCGACGTCGACGACGCGGTGGAGTTCCTGCGCAGCACCGAGTGA